A region of the Stieleria neptunia genome:
GTGCCGTTTGCGGTGCCGGCCGCATCGCCGATTCCTTTTGCAGCTTTGCCGGTTGCGACTTGGCCGCGGCCGGTGCGGGAGGTTTGCCGGGGGCGGCACGCTGAATCTTTTGGATGCCGAGGGGGCTGGGTGAAGCGCCCGGCGCGGTGGAATTTGGAGCGGCCGAAGCGGCTTCCCCGCCGCCACTGCTGCGTGCAATCCGCCGCGATGCGACGTTCATCGACGCGGGTGACCAGCGCCCCATCAACGCGCTCAGCGAACTGGCGCCGGGACAAAACAGATAGATCGCGTCGCTGCTCATGTACCACTGCAAGGCGTGGCTGACGCCTGACGCGTCCGGCACGCCGTGCACCGGCAGCTTGGTCTCCAATGCTTCCATCAAACCCTGTTCGGCCTGGACGTCGGACGATCCCAGGATCAAGAAGATCGGGTAGTCCGATGGAGAAACGCCCTTCGCTTCCAGCGCCGCGATCCCGGCTTCCCAGGCCCGATCGATGTCGGGGAATTCACCCTCGATCACCTGGTTCCAGCGCCGCATGCCCCAGTAGAGCACGACCGGAATCAGAATCACCAGCATGATTTCGATCACGATGTGGGTCAGCGACACCGCGTGAATCAAACGAACGCTTTGCGAACCGAACAGGCGAAAGGTCCAAACGACGATCAACAGGATCACCAGCGCCAATGCCGTCACGGCAGCCGATTTTCCGGCCAGCGTCGTGGGCAGAAAACGACGATGCAGCGGAAGCTTTTTTTCTGGCGGCGGTTCGTTGGACATGGTCACTATCGTTAGCGGTTACCGTGACGTCTGTCATCAGGTTCGGAAAAAAGAAAGGGCCAGCAACCCGGCGAGAATGGTCGCCAACAGCCACGGCCAGACCAGCCGGGCGCGGGTCCAGTGCGGAACCGCCGGGACCAGGTTCCGCTCGCACTCTTGACCCGCGGTCGCGTCATTCCAACGTTGTCGTGCCTGGCCGACGGCGTTGCCATATTCGCCGGCCCATGACGGCAGATCGACCGCCAGGCCGTGTTTGTCGATCAACATCCGATTCAATTTGGGGTCTCGATACAGACCACGAAACCCCAACATCACGCAGACATAAATCAGCTGCAACGCGTCATCGGATCCGGCATTGAGCGCCGTCGTCGCGTTGACGTAGTACAAATCGTTGCAGCGACGGGTATTGAACAAACTCCATTCCAGCACGTTGTCGCGCCACCAGCTTTGGCCCGACCAGATGTGGGCGTCGACCAGCATTTCGTCGATCCACGTCACCAGCGCGTACTTGGCCAGTTCCCAATCTTCGGTGTGGCCGGAAAGCCGACTGTCGGCCTGTTGCAGCAGCCCTTCTAACGTCCGCTTTTCCTCCGCCGGAGCGATCTCCACCCCTCCATCGATTCGCTCCATCAGAGAAAACGCGTGAATCAGGATCGGATCGACGGCGTCGGCAAATCTTGGCGTCATGACTTACGTGCGGATGGCGAAAAGGGCGAATCGAAGTCGGGCACGATTGCCGTCGGGGGTCACGACATCCAAGTGTCGCGCACCGGTCAGTTCGTCATAGTTCCGCACCCGCATCGCAACCGATTGGGTGCGGCGAATCTCAGGCCAGGCCGGTGATTCGTACTCGTCTTGGGAAACCTTGTAATACGTCCAGTACTGTCGCGAGGGTAGATCCGGAATCGTCGTCGAGACGATCTCGCGGCCCAGTCCGTTTTGACGGACATGAAAGAAATCCTCGACCTGGTCGGCGCTGGCGAACACCCAATACCATTCCGGTGAACGCTCCAGCAGCTCGCGCAAGTTCGACTCGCTCGCGCCCCCGCGTTCGACGCCCAGGTACCATTCCCAATCGGGGTCGAACCATTCCGGGCCCAGTTGGGCCTGCATCGTCGATCCATAGCCCTCGAAGTTGGCACGCAGGTATTCGTCGAACTGCGTGGCGTACAAAATGCCCAGGATCTTTTCGCGGATGTCGGCAAAGATGAAACCCAGGTTGTCGTGATCGTACGGCTCCACTTCGATGGCGCGTCGCTCGGGGCCGAAGATCGACAACCGACCCAGGATCCGGGCCAATTCCATGTAGGCGTCGAACGGGTGCACGCCCAGGGCCGGGCCCATCACGTCCAGCGTGCTGTACGCTTCATTCAAACGATCCAGCATCGACACGCGACCCGAATCGGCCGGTTCCAGGCTGTGACGCCCGACACTCAATTGGCGAACCGGTTCGCTGAGCGTGTCCATGTTGCCGCTCAACACGTCGCGGATCCCCTGCACGTAATGGCGACGCAGGTAGGGCCAGGAGTGCGTTGCCAGGATCGGCGGGATGTAGTTGTCGTCAATCACCGGCTGGACTTCACGTTCGCTGGCGCTGCGGACCCGCGCGATCGGCAGCACTTCGTAACCCGCCGTGTCGCTGCCGACGATCAATCGCAAATTCAGCCGGCGAAACTCAATCGGTTGGCCGCTGTCTTGACCGTTTTCGTCCGGGACGGTGGATTGGGTCCGCGTGAAACGCGCGAATCCGTTGGTGGAATCGCCGCTGACGTTCTCGCCGCCCAGGTTCAGCTTGGGGACGCCGATGTAGATCATCAACGACGTTTCGGACTCGGTCGCCGATTGGGCTTCGAACGCCGCCTTCAGATCCACCTCGAGTTCTTGGCCGCTGTCCAATCGGATCAACGTGCCGTCCCGCAAGCGGGCGTCCAGCTCTTCGACGCGAAAATGACCGCTGGCCAGTGCGTCTTTGCTGTACTGAAACGCGTGCAGACCATAGCCATACGGATGATCCCAGCTTTCGGACGTGTGCGACAGTTCCAACCAGTGTCGGTCGGCTGCCTGTAGATGGTGGGGCCGTACAAACAGCCCTTGATACCAGTGCACGCGTGGATTCTTCATACGTCGGTAACGCCTCTGTAATTCATCAAGTCGACCCCTCGTGTGAGACTCAGGCCCATTATGCGCCTCCGCTGATGGATCGCCTACAGCAGTCGTCGCAAAGTCATTCCGTCCAACAACACCTGGCAAACCGGACCCGGCATTCAGCGTTTCCGCCGTGAAACTGCAGAATTCCCGTCACGGACGTGCCCATCACGCAAGTGATTGCGTGTTCCCGACCGGCCCGTCATCGGCATCCTCCGTGCCCGACGTCCGTTCCCACCGTCCAATCGGGCAGGAAATCAAGCGGCCGTTCAGTAATAACCGACAAATCTTACCCAATTCTCATGACCGTAAAGATCCGAACGTCCGATAAATCGACAGAGACCGACCGACTACGACCGTCGTGGCGACGCATTCGCACCACGTCGGCCAGGCTGAGGTTGATTGCCCACGATTCCTCCAGAGACACTCACCATTTCAGTGACGAATCCTCTGCAAGTCCCACTACGACTGCTGATCTGGCTGCTGCTCGG
Encoded here:
- the tssK gene encoding type VI secretion system baseplate subunit TssK, with amino-acid sequence MKNPRVHWYQGLFVRPHHLQAADRHWLELSHTSESWDHPYGYGLHAFQYSKDALASGHFRVEELDARLRDGTLIRLDSGQELEVDLKAAFEAQSATESETSLMIYIGVPKLNLGGENVSGDSTNGFARFTRTQSTVPDENGQDSGQPIEFRRLNLRLIVGSDTAGYEVLPIARVRSASEREVQPVIDDNYIPPILATHSWPYLRRHYVQGIRDVLSGNMDTLSEPVRQLSVGRHSLEPADSGRVSMLDRLNEAYSTLDVMGPALGVHPFDAYMELARILGRLSIFGPERRAIEVEPYDHDNLGFIFADIREKILGILYATQFDEYLRANFEGYGSTMQAQLGPEWFDPDWEWYLGVERGGASESNLRELLERSPEWYWVFASADQVEDFFHVRQNGLGREIVSTTIPDLPSRQYWTYYKVSQDEYESPAWPEIRRTQSVAMRVRNYDELTGARHLDVVTPDGNRARLRFALFAIRT
- a CDS encoding DotU family type IV/VI secretion system protein — its product is MTPRFADAVDPILIHAFSLMERIDGGVEIAPAEEKRTLEGLLQQADSRLSGHTEDWELAKYALVTWIDEMLVDAHIWSGQSWWRDNVLEWSLFNTRRCNDLYYVNATTALNAGSDDALQLIYVCVMLGFRGLYRDPKLNRMLIDKHGLAVDLPSWAGEYGNAVGQARQRWNDATAGQECERNLVPAVPHWTRARLVWPWLLATILAGLLALSFFRT